Part of the Oncorhynchus kisutch isolate 150728-3 linkage group LG2, Okis_V2, whole genome shotgun sequence genome, aaacttctgacttcaactgtactttatACAGTCACACAGTAGGTATACATTGTAGAGAGCTTGTATTTTAGTCTCACAGTAAACAATTAGAAAAAATGCAGAAAAGATATGGGTTCTGTGtaagatgtttttatttaacaGAAATGTATCTGTTGAGTGAGGTATAGAGCATGCTACTCTAATAACTACACTGAAAAATAAATCCTGTTGtttttacagtaacttactggTGGCCAGTTACctgtaagttactgtaaaaaAGGGTACAGTATGTTACCGTACATTCCTAAGAATCTTTGGattaacagtacattactgtaggCTTTATTTGTACATTCACAAATAATGCTTCCACGGTTGTTTCATGACTTTTACACCTCTTCCTCAAAGGTTGACTCTCATTCTATCTTGTCCGATGGATCTGAAGAACTTTCCCATGGACATGCAGATCTGTACCATGCAACTGGAGAGCTGTAAGTGTCTGCTCCTTACAACTCACATGGTAAAGCACATGCAACATGGTTTGTGAAAATGCAATATCATATCAAACATATTTGCTGTTTTCATTCATTCCTCAGTTGGCTACACCATGAATGATTTGATCTTTGAGTGGGAGAGCAAGGACAAAAATCCTGTACAGGTGGCCGCTGGCTTGACCCTCCCCCAGTTCATCATGAGAGATGAGAAGGAGCTTGGCTACTGTACCAAAAGCTACAACACCGGTCAGagagccacacagacacacacacaaacacacacacacacacaaccactcacatatggacacacacaccacatctctAATCACACCGTCCCTGATCTGAGGTGTCAGTGTGTTTTGTTCTCCAGGTAAATTCACCTGCATTGAGGTGAAGTTCCActtggagagacagatgggttacTACCTGATCCAGATGTACATCCCCAGCCTCCTCATCGTCATCCTGTCCTGGGTCTCTTTCTGGATCAACATGGATGCTGCGCCCGCCAGGGTGGCACTGGGCATCACCACCGTGCTCACCATGACAACCCAGAGCTCCGGCTCCCGAGCCTCCCTTCCTAAGGTAAGCCTGTTAATCCAAGCAGAAACAGGATGAGCGGACAatctgatggaggagagaggagggtcaaTGGGCCATGTCAATCAACCTTTCATTTTCCACCCATGTTAGAAGTCATACTACCCATGTAATCAGATACTGTTCATGAAATGTAAATATGCCTATGATTGAAGTCTCTGTGCATACCTGAATTTTGACTCAGATGTAAGTATCCTATGGATAAATAACAATCAATGGATTTACAGTATATCAAGAGAATAACAATGTAAAGTATTTCATTTTTAATCAATAAGTTGTAAAAAAACAGAGAATACTATTTAACATAACATTATCACAATTTATGTTAGAAATTACAATTACAACATTGATTTAGGAAGTGATATAATGTTACTAAATCAAATAGCAGTGGATACACTACAACTGCACATGGTCAAATATACAAAATTAGTATTCACACTTATGCTTGCAAGAGTGCTTCAGCGTGAGTCATCTCTTGAAAATCAACCATTCTCTCACACTTTGGCCCATGACCACATCAGAGGCCCACGTGAAAGAGACACACTCTAATAACTATTTAGAGAGAGGTCTTTGAGAGGCCCAACTCAGAACAACAAGAGCTCAATATACCTTAAGAGCACTCGACAAAGTAAAGTTGTTTTCTCTCCATGCAAATGACCTGTCATTTCGAGACATAGACGAGGTCACTGTATGAGGAATAAGAGGGCCTCCTTTAGAGTCTAGCCTTCATCTCATCTCCGGCATGGACATAGATCAAATAGACCGATAAAGGCTCCAGTCGAGCTGCTACTGTTTCCATTGTGTTACTTTGGTAATTAAAGCGACAATTATTTCCTTCCACGCTATCGCTGAAAATCGCTGATATCAACATGAGTTTTGAGAGTTTAAAGCACTCGTTAGCAAATGCCACCCCCTTAATTATGGTGATTTAGAATTTACAGCAACTCTGATTAACATAAAAAAGGATGTCATTGAGAGAATATTATATTCCCATTGAAATGTTAATTGAACGAGGCATTGTGAAGACAGCACATGAAAGGATTATTCATTCCCAGTAAATGACTGTTTGTTTGGTTCTTGTCACAGGTCTCCTATGTGAAGGCCATTGATATCTGGATGGCCGTGTGTCTTCTGTTTGTATTTGCTGCCCTACTGGAATACGCTGGGGTTAACTTTGTCTCCAGGCAACAGAAGGAGTTCCTTCGCTTGAGGCGAAGACAGAGGCGGACTCACAGGGTAAATAAACACTCTAGGCTTGAGTATAATTCCCTATAAAACAGTCACTGCAAAGCCCAGACACATGACCACAGGTGGTTcgtggcatcttaattggggaggacgggctcgtgagaataagtggaatggtatcaaatacattcaATTCGCTCTGTTCCGgctattattatgagctgtcctcccctcagcagattCCTGTGCTCATGACTGAACCATTTTTAAAGAGTGGGAGTTCTACTCTAGTAATTGTTCATCGCTATAGAAGAGATAGTGGAGAAACAGGAAAGATGGAGAAAATGTGTTGAAAATGCGATATGGGACTGGGATTTGACCGATCCCACACTCAAACAGACTTACATGCACCAAAGGTGGTGGCAGAAACTGTTAGACCAAATCCCAGAGCCTCATGACTGAACATATGAGCAGTGTAGGGCAGTCAGAAACGGATATTAAGTTGGCCATTTTTAAGGAAATGTGTGTCAGGTCATCTGAGGCTATGTAGGTGTGTCAGCTTGTTGTTGCTGCAGCGGAGGAACGGAGGGTGTAATATCTGGGAGACAGACATTCAGCTGTGTCCCCTGTGTTAATGAAGCCGCTGTAGATGTCGCCTTGAGGCATCCTCAGGTAAAGGGTACAACACCTGAGTCACAGGCCAAGAAAAGGACGCAAGAACATGGCTACTGGCCATACACTACAATATCATAGTGTGTGTGCACATGGGATTGTGTCTGAAAGTCTTTCTCTCCATTGAACAGAGGCATATTCACTGTGGGTCCGTCTTTGTTTTGTTTCACCAGGATGACGACATGAGGGATGGCTTCAATTACTCGGGTTACGGCATGACTCGTTGTCTGAAGGATGGGTCGGCTATTAAAAACGCTGTCCCAAACCCCGGCCCAGCACCACCTACCTCTAAAGAAAAAGAGGTGATAAGGAAGAGGTTTGTGGACAGGGCCAAGAGGATTGACACTGTGTCCCGAGCAGCCTTCCCTATGGCCTTCCTCCTCTTCAACATCTTCTATTGGATAACATACAAGGTCATCAGGCATGAGGACATTGGCATGCAGTCAGGGTAGTCGCTCTGCCCTGCAGGTTTTACCTATGGaactctcagctctctctctttctctatcattTCTCTAAATGAGAAACGCTAGGACAGCACAGTGAGACTAATGTATCTTATGGGACTATACATGGAGGAGAGGCACAGGGATGTTGATGGTGTTGGTGTTCTTTCAGGGAAAATATATAGGTGTTCATGCAAAATCTAAAAGACTAATGCACATGTTTAGGATTAACAATTGAACAATTGGTGAGTAACAGATGTATGTTTTCGATGTGTTCCTGTGAGCTAACGCATCCTGGAGATTCTAATGGGTTTTTACTCAAGGCACAGCACAATGATGTAAAAAGGTGGACCAAATTTTATGAGACAATTCTGACTTTGCATTTGTACAACCTTGCAATGGAGCAACATTCCATGGATTTGTATGTGCAGTAGTCTGGGCCTTATAGTTAAGGTGTGgtgaaaaaaaaagtttaataaaAAGGTTGATTAGAGCAGTTTTATACAATTGTACTGCAGTTCCTCACTGTGTCTACAAGCAGCAATTATTGTGTTTATTAGGCAgcgaacacaatacacacacacacacacacaccatataaggcctacatctgtttatattacaGATGCATTTTCCAGGTCGATTTGGTTTTACAGTTGGAGTGTAAGTTTTGTAAATTGAACTGTAATGAAATGTTTATTGTAATGAAGGCAGATGACATGTTTCTAAAACAGAGATTTCTACTTCTAAAGATTCCTCTGAGGACTGTTGAATGCATCCCCTCACTTCCACACTGCAGTGCCCTCTTTGGGCAGTACGTATTACAGTTGACATTGTATACTATACAGTATTGCAACTATGAAGTAGATCTTTATaactagggccctgtgttttggtaaatcatgtcacatgacctagatttgaacctttatttaaagcGTTTTCAACAAACGGTCCCCTTTTCGTTATGTGTCAGATGGTCCAGCACATTCTTTAGACAATTGCTTTCATTTTTTTGTGAAATTCAAATTTCTGGAAAAGGCTTAAAGATGCattatgcagaaatcactctgccatttcctggttccAAAAGTATTAATTGTTTGCCTAATTTCCTATTAAGTGacaaacaagcaagtatagtgttgagaatcattgtaccatctaaactgctttgaaatatattttccataactaaaaatattgtattttcagctgtttgaagccgaaagtaaaagacaaaaaaaagtaaaaaattaaaacgggaagcatagaaatagcatacATAGACcatatctaccgcttcttagagtTCCTTTCAATGAAAATGACAGatgtataactcacatttctatgtgaagtTTGTCAGGTCACCCCAAAACATATTGCatctttaaaataaaatattaaaatctAGGTCATGTGACATTATAGCCAAAAACACAGAGCCCTTCTCATAACACATAATAGTATAGAGCAGTTATTGGTCCTTGCACTTCTGACATAATATGAGGAAAGTTTTTTCTTGAATGGTGTTTCTGAAAAGGGTTGTTTACTAAACTGTACATCAATAAAGTTGAGTGTGCACCACACATATGTTCTCCCTCATCATAGTCGTGTGTTACTGTATTGTCCCATCTTCAAACAGGTTGTCATATCTTTAGATGATGTGTACTGTCTGTTTGGAACTAGCTGACCACATTTTAGAAGAATGATTATGATGCAGACTACAGAGTTGAATATTTCTAGAGGGATGGCAACAAGGAATCAATACTGATGAATAATGATTACAGACAAACCAAGAGCAGACATTACTATATTAACTTGGGAATAGAGAAGGTTAGAGGAGAGAAAAATCAACAACTGTCCTTTCTACTTACCTGGCCAATGACTCAGGGTGACTGCTGAAGCCtggctgggctctctctctctctctctccaggtcgcTCCGTGTGACACAGACCCGGGGCGACAGCGGCCTTCCGTTAATGTGGGATAATGGGCCTCACGGTGCGTTGGCGAGACATCACAGCAGGTGACATTTACCTATGTGGACTCCAGCTGAATAGAAAACGCTAGGGTGGCTTCAACGACACTGCAGGAAAATTCTATTAGACACACCCGGGGATAAGTGGTAGAGCATATTAAATGGTCTCCACTCAGTGCAATTGTCTCTGAAGTTGCTTAATGTGAGAGCCATGCAAATTACTGCTGCCCAGAAAGGCATCATGTTATGCCCCGACACCAAATTACCATGTGAATCATTTGAATTAGACAGAAAAGATAACAttgctctactgtatataggactTACCTTTTCCACTAGTCAATTCACTGGACCCTATTATTATTATGCTGGAAATGAATGAGAGAgatcaatatatatatagatagatcaATATTGAGCCATATCCAAGAAAATGTGTAATGTTGGGGATTAAAGAGATTTTTCTGTACTTTTGTGTACTTtctagccagtagttctgaaagtagcgctcatgagccaaaagtggtctgtctcgctctgctgtgtgtgcatcttgctagctgtcactcaaatggcgaggggctgaagctcattggctaaaACTCTAATTGCTAGGTGCTGGTCCACGTGGGGGGAAAATGGCACCGCACAGCTTCCAGTAAACagttgctttcaaactagggatttcgtggctaattgaggtaagagtAATTCTGCTCACAGATGATgtatgtatgaactacacattgacacattcagCACAAtgtgaatgacagatctataactcacatttctatgtgaattttgtcaggtcgcccaaaaacatattgcatctttaaaataaaaggttaaaatcTAGGTCCTTTTGAACACTTCCTGTTGAACGTGGGAACAAGGGAGAGctcggtttgttgttttgaaaAGTTAGTTGTTTTGAAAGTGTATTGAAAAGTTtcttagtagctagctaactttttaGTTTGGATCCCGGGATGCATTTGGCATAAGTTGCTAGGACTGAAACTCTCTGTCCAGTAATCCTGACAACCAAGGCAGGGTCTGAGAAAATATTTGGCATAGCAGCTAGCCTAACTGTTAGCTAGCTGCATATCAAGCTAACAGGGTTTACTGAGGGCTTGAACGCAGCCCGCAACGTGGTTAGACATTGTGGCTGGGACCGTGGATTATCCTGggtttgtggctgtctagatccctgctgtttgttgtgttcaatcttccctgtgacctgccctgtctggaactgcaAGGAGTAACCTCGTAACCTAtgttgctagctaccatgacaaagaccaaagcagGCAGGAGTACtgttgaggacagtggtgtctctctatcacaggtAAAGGATTGTTTAAACTAATAAAAATAgttctacaagcagttgttacaacaacaagaaaatagctgTGAAACAGGAGAATAGCAAGATGACaacaatctgtaagtcattgagagaggacatcagttttgtgtgaatccatgataactaTGATGGATAAATCAGACTCGAGGTACAATCAAGGAGGAAGAACATGGTTGTGGATGGAATTGCAAAATATCCACGAGACCTGGGCAAAGGCTGAGGACAAAGTTGGGGAAATTatctctgagaaattgaagatggaACACTGGAAGATTGAGGTGGTGCAtgcccacaggactggaaaacccaccaccggcccaggtgacaggctgaggccgatagtggtcaagttcctgatgttcaaggacaaggtagctgttctggaaagagccaagaacttgagaggaacgtatatcttcctcaacgaggactatcctgaagctgtgcgccagaagacgaaagaacttatcccagccatgaaaCCTGTCAGAGCacgtggggacattgcttacattcgctatgacaggctcattgtccaccctccctcccagaagcctggaagggatgagagagccaagcctatgggttcgtagcTTAAACCCCGGAGCACACACTCATTGATTAATGCACTTCtgaatgtatatttatttatcttggtttgtttgctcttttccatattatgtctatctctaagaagctacccaggaaagagctgaaaatagctcaaattaatatatgtagccttagaaataaggttcatgaaataaataacttgctaacatcag contains:
- the LOC109903099 gene encoding glycine receptor subunit alpha-2, whose protein sequence is MNRPFINVLTALFACLMETNNSRVVDGKEHESRSGSTTNLSPSDFLDSLMGRTSGYDARIRPNFKGPPVNVTCNIFINSFGSIAETTMDYRVNIFLRQKWRDPRLAYSKYPDSSLDLDPSMLDSIWKPDLFFANEKGANFHDVTTDNKLLRVFKDGTVLYSIRLTLILSCPMDLKNFPMDMQICTMQLESFGYTMNDLIFEWESKDKNPVQVAAGLTLPQFIMRDEKELGYCTKSYNTGKFTCIEVKFHLERQMGYYLIQMYIPSLLIVILSWVSFWINMDAAPARVALGITTVLTMTTQSSGSRASLPKVSYVKAIDIWMAVCLLFVFAALLEYAGVNFVSRQQKEFLRLRRRQRRTHRDDDMRDGFNYSGYGMTRCLKDGSAIKNAVPNPGPAPPTSKEKEVIRKRFVDRAKRIDTVSRAAFPMAFLLFNIFYWITYKVIRHEDIGMQSG